From the Trifolium pratense cultivar HEN17-A07 linkage group LG4, ARS_RC_1.1, whole genome shotgun sequence genome, the window agatgagactgagtctgatgaagagacaaTTGCTGAAAGACTTCgtaaaagacctgctcctatttcaaaagataaaggtaagtctactaagtatgtctttaatgaaaatgagattggaataggttacaccaaacctctcagaactattttaccaacctctgatattccaacctctgataatccTCTTTCTGAACtcgaaaaacatctgagccctgaccctctaaATAATCACCCTccttctcatgaaactcaacacaaatctagttcacctcctaaacctaaatcacctcaacccaCTCCTCAAccagacattccaccatctgaacctcaaccagatattcctgtcactaaaccaacctctTCCACAAAACAGTCCTCTCCACATatatctcctgaaccaacccttgaaccaacagctgaacataaaactcctgaacatatttaccctgaatcaacttctgacatttcatcatctgaaccaacccctgaaccccatcctaactcaagtgctgaacatgcttctcctgagcgtattcatacttgtgcccccaagccttcagaggcagaagttgttattgTTGACAATCCTGCTAATGAAACACCcaacctctctaccattcccaatccttcaccctcatcatccaacccttttagtaatctatccactcaatttcatgaagatttgcttagattatctaaaataaaggacaggttcttagtttgtccttctgatgtggacctagaagtttcaagcattaagacaaggatttgcaatgctttggatgttgctgctgcaaagatTAAGGCCGTTGTTAGTAAGAGGGATCTGGatggtataagcttcatgaggaacagtttggctagggctgagttgaaaaggttaacgccgttcaatcatgaagagcatgagcgtgctaagcttgtcgctatagctgctgctgtaAGGCGTCTGTCTGCATTCAATGATTGCTGGGTTGACTCTACTCTTCTGCAccgtcttgaggatcaacggattgaAAATGAACGTctagctgaagctgctgcaaggcTTGCTGAAGAACTTCCTGAGATAAACCAAGAGGATGCTACagatgatgtgcttgcttctctgaaccaggatgatgtcctgatgattgactatccagaggaaggtgaaccctctgataaaggcaaggcacctttggttgaagaacaagcacctgtgattgaagatcaagctcctgtgatggctaatcagttgcagatttttcaagaagccctgagggaacagcaacaaggtttagaacgtcaaagagctgctcatgagacattggaaaccaaggtggatggtttagtttccaatgtgggatccttgaatgataaattcgaccaactcttagcctttcttaagaaaccctaggattctctgcacatgttttatgctttctttttattctctgtttatcctctgaacaattttctttttaagctatgtttgttcttttaattatgtggtttgttttatattctgtttgttttgcttatgctaatttttttgataaataagaacacaagaacacacGATGCTctttaaaacgaaaatttttttttaatgctccaacaatgttgagtacattggtaaaaagaaaaagaaaaagacaacctaatcctaatcagatggataaaactcagaagaaatctctgatttctcctcagcatcatctgatgaaatttctatgggatccgggttgtgctcttgttcttcttcttcttgttcctcttctggaacatagctagccaaaaactcaacatagtcagcatcatcttcattctcttctgcttcagagtctgatgagatgtttataatctcagcatcttgtggtatcttgttgtcttctttatctttttcatcgtcttcgcgtttctcttcgttcttctttctcttaaactctgcgatgcgtagactaaatcttttcattattcctaccttctcttgcttcacttgtttattcttgtttttccgtgaagaaggcatgttaactcgttcaccttttttataaacccttgagcgcgttggttttcgtttttgaaattaattcacctttgtaacaaccactctttttctttgactgtcttggttatataaattttttttactttttgataatgacaaaagggggagtagttacgcattaattgatatgttccaaaactgaaaccacgccttttatcttgcttttatctgttaagttaaaagttgttacttttaagatgtcttacgtatttcaatgcggagactaagttagttgaaactaaaataaatttcataagtaaggataagttaagagtgcaattttaacttagccttatgagacttagggggagagcttgcaaacctctcactctgaagaaagacaTGAAATTTGCtttatttcaaaccatcttaatcttatactaaattaaaatatcatggataaaacataaagttcagactttatgtagtatcaatcttagggggagcttgcaaacctcataaacctaagagaaacatgataagttaatttaacaacaattgtcaattaatacttatgtttgtcatcatcaaaaagggggagattgttggaacaaaattgatttaaaaatgtttgcccctaaatctataaaggttttgatgataacaaagtattaattaacaaattggaaggactaaaaatttattttaagtgcgcagatataagcatcatataagctctgagtgaagttcagaggatgtgaattcagaagttcacaagcgctcagaagatgttggacttcagaagttacaaccttcagaggatgaagacttcagaacttcttgtctgtctacaagcttcatcaaactctgaagatctctttgaaagctgtgaagattctcttttcaagtcaactcttctaccaatgaagaaaaggacctttcaagcctgatcagttcagctacctctgttctgtctgtcctaacttgagaacgtgggtcttcagttttgttagctgaataaggaaagtccactctgcagtagtcaaagtacctgaaactctttcttagttttggatacaaccaaactgcatcaagacagactgcttgaagacaaaagattatcaactccaacggttctttttgcaacgactcttttctagtggtatatatactagaagattcagctacaacatatatacaattatcaagaattgaacgtgggctgaacaaactctgaactctgtgatatacaagctctgaacctctgtcaagtgtttttgcactttagccaaatactctgtactatttgtatttgctctctttaggttcatctaagagcatttgtatagtgttatatacttttcattacttgaggaaacttaagcttgtgtgcttaagtgtgaagtctcttgcttgtgtgcttgagcattgctgagaagtctcttgcttgtgtgcttgagcaggtgtaatcttgtgtgattatagtgaaatcccttggaagtgcaaggggactggactactctcgttttgtgagaggaaccagtataaaattgcttgtgtgatctctctctctctatcttgttattatttgtgttatttttccgctgctaacgtagttgagttaagaacttgaaaaagttttaacttagctaaaacacaattcaacccccccccccttcttgtgttttcacaccttcatccaggttgtaatccagtgtggcgcaggcgctggaatctgatggatcaggatgatctgggctgtctgattgatcagacagtcttgatgagatcagatcttggctgtctgatggaaatcaacggtctgtaaccatgtccttcggtacgcgcgcgacactggatctgcgtctactaatgggtattttggttaattaattaaaaagaatgggtattttggttcaattaaaaaggtgcaccttgctaacttagacctaactagggtctaagttagaaaaccttatatatatatatatatatatatatattttatttatttatttattttttttattttttatttttttaaaaaataaaacattgatAGTTATATTTGGAAATAGTATTAAATATGAAGATTTGtcataatttagaatttttaacggAAAAATCAATACGGCGATTGACCTTTGTTTTTAAGGTTATATTACTGCAGGCCGTAAAAACAAACGGTGCAATTCATGCTACATGCTTTCTGTGAAATTTACTTAGCaattgaattttacaattttatctattgagttcttcaggaactaagaataggttctttaggaaccaagattatgaattcttcgggaattcatgtattaactttctaggttcttcaggaaccaagattatgaattcttaaacatttttatgttcttttggatgatcgaagtgtcgatgtttcaccatacaggtgtcggtcacgaagcataatgatgcttcaccagactattgtcggtcacgaaactcaaacaatatcaaacatccaagatacatattacaaataaataaataaataattgatcaacattttatgtaatattaatgatcaaagtgttatgcttcaccatacaaatgtcggatatcacgaagcgtaaacaacattgaatcaattaaatacataaaggaatgatgcttatttatttatttaattttaattattattatttgatcttttataagtatacaaggttcaaacgattgataatcatataataatcaaaaataaaaactacttatGATTTCATAcaaatagaataagaattgcgTACCTCAATTAGTTAGAGcgtcgtgctgataacgtgttatgaaatataagtaatagtaataatatataagtatagaggagagaagaagagagaaagaatagaattagTCTGATTGACCAAGTGAGTAGTTTACATTAGTCATAggttctatttataggcaaatgtaATGGGCCAATAACATGGGTCAGAACCTATATGGACATCCACTAAATATTCATAACAAAAAATCATttgtaaaaaaatcatataaaacaaaaaGCGCTTTTCATGAGAGGGAGGAGAAATAATTCGAATATTCGATGTGTAAGGTCTACTATATGGCCATGAGATCTTGATTTATCTAACCACCATAAACTTTTGTCCATCATAGACCAGATTGAGTACTGGTCCATGTTAGAATTTGTCCACAAGTATATTGTCCTCACCACTCATATCAAAACTTTATGCATTGCAAAAAGTTGAAACCTCACAATCACAAATCTCCTCCTCCTCACATACATACAAGCTCTGCATGATTGAATTAAAAGTATAATCTAAAAACATTCTTTCCACTTGCTGTTCTAATATGTTACTATTTGCATGCTTAGACCCCTATTTACTTTCTGAAATACTTAACAGTTTCATTTACTAAAACTTATGTTCATATATTACATTACTAACAATGAGATAAAAGATCATATAGTAACAATTGTGATAGTAAGAGAAGATACAGAAGACAAACTTGAAAGAATGTATTTTCAGAATAGTAAACAAACAAGCACTTAAATTACATGAATTCCTTCTACCACATGAAGTAAATATATGAACGACAATAATCTTTGAAATAATACAATGGCTACAATTTAAATTGCAAGTTACTCATCAATTCTCAGTCAGACTCGGTAGTAAACCATTTATCTACAATGATGGTTCATCTACAAAAGATTTTTCACCTACAAACATTACTATCGACAATATGCGAGTTAGCCTAGTAcctaatttaaatttcaaattcaggTATACAAGTAGCAATGGCTTCTTCGAAGAATGTCAAGTTTATATATAGCAACAATGTTTTTCACTGTCGGTCTGTGCTCTCACAAAGGCCTTCCTATTCCGGTAAGCCTACGTGTCAACTCAATATCCTTTTTCACTGAGGCAAAAAATCAAATAACAGAggttagttaaaaaaaataattcataatggTCTAAGGAAAATACCCACTATACTAGATAAACAAAGTTCTGTTTTGTATTCTGTCCATTATTTTCCTCTAGATACATAAATCTCTTTTTGCGTCTTCAGCTCATcaaaaactttatttatctcttatcaaaaaaaaaaaaaaaaaaaaaaaaaaaaaactttatttatcaACCAGAAGACAGCATAAAAATATCTCTGCTTAAGAATGACTTGATTATTCCTGTTAATGTTATCTGCGACTGCAAACCCTTTACATGACCAGAGGTCGCAAGACGCAGAGAGTTCACAATGAACATTTATCACTTTCTTTTTTGCATTTTGCAACTGTTGCAAGTACCCTTTGCATGGTACAGCCATTAGTGACATTCTTTAAAAATTGACATATCAAGCGCTAGGCTTAAAACAATGTGTGATGTTCCCAGCAACTACACTCCTGCAATTTTCCTCTTTCTCTAGTATAAAGATTACTGACTGTAGAATATTGTTTGAATCTAATTAATATTAGTTACAGAAGAGTTCATCATCTGTATGAATGTAACCAAGATAAAGATTCattcatcaaaataaaaagaagtatATTTTCTACATGATAAATTCGAGAATAATGTGATTGATGAAAAGAAATTTGCACCCGTGAGCATAGCTCATTTGGTAGGGATATTGCATTTTATGTGCAgagccggggttcgaacccgggatctcccacttattcacccCAAGAGGtgaatttctagccattagCCACttgaccaacaaaaaaaataaattaaatcaactTACTAAGCGTAACACGCCTTGCGTGAAGTGCACAGAGCATTCCACATTCAAACATACGAACCAGATAGTCCTCAGCTGCCTACAGGGttttcaacaaacaaacaaaaaaaccagAGAAGGATCATGTTCCATACGAAATGTAATATTAAAACAGGAGAAAAAAATACTCCATCTTTTCCTTTCTAAGGGCTATTTAAGATAATAGCACACAAGTTAAGAATTACaattaatgttattgattaaatTCTTACTATGCCCTTCACTTATACACTCACTACAAACAATTATATTAAACTTAAATTCAAAATCCATAAGATACACAATTCATAAGTCACCACTTAGCTAGAGTATTAACAAGAACTTAACAACTTTGAATATGCAAAATACAAAACACAGTTTTGAAAAAGTGCTGATacataaacactaaaattaagTAGTCAAATTCTAGATATCCCACCAAAGTACTTGCTGATCCCACCAATCTTACAAGCAATATTGTCAATCCCACGCTATTGAAAAAGTGCTGATACATAAACACTAAATTAAGCAATATTGTCATAAGATCACAATTTTGACTATATTGCCTGTCAGCCATCCATATCACGTCTCTCATCTTTGATATCTCCCCTAAAATGTCATCTCAGCTCCTGTACTTGCACTAGAAGATATTCTCACTACCACTAACCCACATACTACAGACATGAGCAATAATAATGTACTCCCACAATCCCCAAATACCAATATCCTCTGACAAGACACTCAAAGAGTCAAGAGGCCGTCATATTTAGCATACCATCATTGCTCCCTGATCATTTCAAAAACTTAACCATATTCAGAAATCATACACCCAATTCCCACTCATATCACACATTTTTCTACATCTAACAACCAACTCTTTAAAGTTTAATCATTTCCACATGCATATAAAGAAGCTGTGCAGCAGGAATGTTGAAAAAGTTCATTAAGGCTAAATTACTAGCTCTGTAGAAGAGTCAAGcatgccccccccccccccctctctcATCCAGAAGCTATCAGAGCTATAGGGTTACAAACAACTAGATATTTCGTTGGAGATTTACAGGCCATTGGTCCAAATGACCATTGTTTGTTAGGATACTGATGACTGATATCACTTGCATCTCATACAACTGGCATCTACAGTGAGAGTGGTAACAAGATTCTCATTTGGGTGCATGACAATAGGATGTGAAGTATCCATGGCTAAATTTTTCATAGGAAAGACAAAAATCAATAGAGGAAGAAGCTCTGATGCCATGAGGAAAAGAAACAAAGGAAAATGTTTGAACGGTTGGAGAATTCCTTCTTGGAGAAAATTtggttacaacttacaagtgtTGTATTACTCATTTACTCTTACTCTCAAACTGTAAGATGCTCTTTTCGCATACAAGGTAGGTTAAGGTTATAACATAACATATATTACAATCATGCAACTGCCATGACTGAACATCAACTAACTATAACTGTCTTAACCAATCCAGCTATTGTTCAGGGGTACCTACCGGTGacagaaacagaaataataaaGTTCCCATTCTTAAATGTTTTAAAACAACTCTACATTCTCAAATCagtttttcatcttttattatttaattaagtcCCCTTTCGACAACTTCGCTGGAAAAGTTATGGGACATGCAAGGAAATTGGAAGGTTTAAACCCCACAATTTTACTCCACTTCCTTTAGTTTTCCCCTAAAACCAAAAACAGACATGCCATGTATGCCTGAAATATAACTGCTGGATTCGTCATACTTTAAATAGTATTGTAATGCATGTAAtgcatattaaaaatataattgagCCTTCAACCCAACTCTTTGTTTCACTTGGATGTCTGATCAAATGCTTATTAAGGGGGGGAATCATGTTACTTAATATTAACTTTATTTTGTAGAGACTCTGAAATGAGAGCATTCTTATGCTCGGACATATAGTCTCTAAATCTCAATCATTGATAATCAATGGATAGTATGAAAGCAGACTTGGTAATATTCCAGCATTCTTTAACTGATCACATAACCATATAAGAATGcactaaaataaatattcaaaattgtaggggattaaaataaaatgaatggaaatattctaagtataaaaaaatttaatatctaAACCAGGAAATGATTGAAGATGTTTGGGAGAAGTTAAAACGAATTTACTTTCAAATAATCTTTTCCTTAAAGAATACATTTGCAAGACAAATGAGGTAAGTTGCATCTTGCACACCCTCTAGTTAATACTCAAATGAGTATGAAATAAGTTACATACCTCCTGAAGTGCTTGTAAGGCTTCAGCCGTCCAGCGCGTGACCTGGGTTGAAAATTGGTTTGTAATCTGTCTGACCTGCAGGCACAAGTAAAAGAAAAGGCATTGCAACAACAGTGAGAACTGAGAACAAACTGCCCATAAGATCCAATTCATTCAGCCAAATATGTGACATGATATCATGCCAACAAATCATAGGGTCCAGTTTGAATTATCTTCTAGATTACTGAAGCTTCTCAACAGGTATAAGGACCAGGTTTA encodes:
- the LOC123881572 gene encoding histone H3-like centromeric protein HTR12 — translated: MARIKQKPRPSPSTRTPNEAQGTKKRRFKPGTVALREIRKFQKTVNLLIPCAPFVRCVRQITNQFSTQVTRWTAEALQALQEAAEDYLVRMFECGMLCALHARRVTLMKKDIELTRRLTGIGRPL